The following nucleotide sequence is from Ciona intestinalis unplaced genomic scaffold, KH HT000145.2, whole genome shotgun sequence.
aatattttatttttggttataataaagaaaaactattttaatgcAGAGAAACAAAGTATTATAACACAACGAAGCAAAAATAATGAAACTCCCTTTGGCGTAAAAAATGAGCAATGCGACATGAAATGGGGAGTCCGTGCCGCATTGCTCTTTTACGCCACCTGCTGCAAATATTGCTATGTTTTTATTCCGTTAGGTGACACCAGAGCCATTTGTTTCTGgatcaaactttttttttaagtaggAAAAACAATCTTCAATGCATATGATAAGNNNNNNNNNNNNNNNNNNNNNNNNNNNNNNNNNNNNNNNNNNNNNNNNNNtttcgtttaattttttattttgaaataataaaaaccaaaaaagtaaaatgctTGTATGTGGGAAACTCTATGACACTAACGGAATAAATATCTAATTATATTAGCAGAGGTGGCGTAAAAGAGCAATGCGACACGTACTCCCCACTCATGTGACAATACTCTTTTTTCTCACAAAAGTaagtttgattatttttactcTGTTGTGTTATAAAGCATTACTACtctgcattaaaatattttcttgaaACTTAAAACTCGATTATGAATTAACCGTGGACGCGAATTAAATTGCTTTGGGGGGTTAATGTACTGATGCCCTTTTTTACCACCTGCtgataaaataattaaattattccCTCCGCAAGATGTAGCTAGAGGTCtacgtttaaatttttagaaatgCCGCAAAACCTTGTGTGCTGTTGCGTATACGACGTATAGGTGATATAATAATGGACGATGTTAAACAGCTTGTGTCAGATTTATCAAAGCAATTGAGTGATTTGCGCGAATCCAAGGGATGTACATTACGTTCATGGTCGTCGAAAGTTAACACTGGTGATATATATGCGGTGTTACCGCCAATGGAGACGTTTATGggaattaaagaaaaatatattcaacacAACGTCATCAACAAAATGGAGCtgggtgacgtcatcataggaaaagtttttaacaaaagtgaaaaaggaatttatttaaaagttttatgttttgacGCTGGAAAAAGTCAAGCATTAGAAACATTGGGGTTAACAGCGTTTTGTCCCCTCAGTGAAATGGGCAGAAAGTCTAAACATGAGGATTTGCTTTCAAGATATCATGTTGGTTGTTTTGTAAGAGGAGAGATTATTGAATGTTCGGATGATATTATTGTCACGTTAATGAGCAACAAACATGTGTATGGTGTGGTTGAGGAGGATGGCTTGCCACGACCATACACCCATAGTTCACATGGGTGTTATGCAGATATGTTGAAACAGGAAACTGGATTCCAAAACCCACAATGTTTGTCGCACTTAAAAGAAAGTTTGATCCAGAAACCGATGTTTTCGTTCGTTTCCGATATTTGCGAATTAAGTTTCCCAATCGACGAGTTCGCCGAACATTTAAGGAAACAACAGTCGAGTAAAGTTGCTGCCATGAGCGTAACACGGGGTGTGGAGTTGTGTAAACAGGGAAGGGACATCGAGGCATTGCAGGATCTTAATTATGCCCTCGAACTGGATGGTTCAAACGTGGATGCTTTGGTTGCGAGGGGGGCCATCTATGCAAACAAACTTTCCTTCACGAAAGCAATCGCGGATTTTGAACTTGCGTTAAAATACGACGGCAAGAATAAAAACGCTCAAAGTTATTTAGTTGAGGTTTTGTTGACGAAAGCTAAAAGTGTTGAAACATCTGGGGAAGATGAAGTTTTGTTGAGGGAGGCGGGGAGGTTGTATCGACGAGTGCTCGAGGTTCAACCAGGGTGTGTAGAAGCTACTACAGGGTTGGGGGGGTTGGTTAAAGTTGCCAAACCAGCCATGGATAAAGTTGGGGTTGAAGATGATAAACGTGCGACGATCAATAAAGTGAAACAACTCCTGGAGAAAGATTTTGGTTGTGACGATAAAAGTCGACACTCGAGGAGAAAATCCTCGGTGAGCGAAGAAAGTTTTTCGACGTCGCCACGGAAACGAAGGTCACATGATGGCAAGTCACATGACCGCAAGTCACATGACCACAAGTCAAATGACCGGCCAAAGAAACGGAAATCTTGGAgtgaaacaaagaaacaattgAAACAGGATGAAACGAAACCCaacaaactaaataaaacaaacaaaacaataacaaacgtGAACAAAGAAACGTTCAGCGATATATTGAAACAAATCTCGAAGTTTGAATCAAAACACTgagttttgatattttgttgaaaatagTTGATGTTTTAGACTTGTATAAATAATTCGATATAACTTGTTAAACACATATTGTGTGTTTGCTATTAgacataaaacatatatttaacagATATGTAAATAATAA
It contains:
- the LOC100175609 gene encoding tetratricopeptide repeat protein 14-like, whose amino-acid sequence is MDDVKQLVSDLSKQLSDLRESKGCTLRSWSSKVNTGDIYAVLPPMETFMGIKEKYIQHNVINKMELGDVIIGKVFNKSEKGIYLKVLCFDAGKSQALETLGLTAFCPLSEMGRKSKHEDLLSRYHVGCFVRGEIIECSDDIIVTLMSNKHVYGVVEEDGLPRPYTHSSHGCYADMLKQETGFQNPQCLSHLKESLIQKPMFSFVSDICELSFPIDEFAEHLRKQQSSKVAAMSVTRGVELCKQGRDIEALQDLNYALELDGSNVDALVARGAIYANKLSFTKAIADFELALKYDGKNKNAQSYLVEVLLTKAKSVETSGEDEVLLREAGRLYRRVLEVQPGCVEATTGLGGLVKVAKPAMDKVGVEDDKRATINKVKQLLEKDFGCDDKSRHSRRKSSVSEESFSTSPRKRRSHDGKSHDRKSHDHKSNDRPKKRKSWSETKKQLKQDETKPNKLNKTNKTITNVNKETFSDILKQISKFESKH